The sequence below is a genomic window from bacterium 336/3.
AAAAAACAGTTTGGTAAAAGAAAAGGCTTATTAGATAAAAAAATGTTTGTAGTAATTTTTTCTGCATAATTCAATATTTTTATTTTTATAAAACGATATTTTTTAAAATTTTAAACTATAAAATATTTATATCGCATGCAATATTAATGAAGAAAAAACGTTTTACAAAATTAAATTTCGTCAGATATCATGTAATTTATTCTTTAATTTAGAAGAAAAACAAAGAAAAATGGGTTTAATAGTTTTAAACCATTAAACCCACGAAAAATATTTTTTTATTTTTTATTTTTTTCTTGTTAATACCTTTTCAACGGCTGCCACCACATTTTCTGCTTCTAAACCATACTTTTTCATCAAATCATCAGGAGTTCCACTTTCACCAAAAGTATCATTGACTGCTACAAACTCTTGGGGAGTAGGCAATTTTGTTGCCAATACTTCTGCTACTGCACTTCCCAAACCTCCAAAACGTTGATGCTCTTCTGCTGTAACCACACATTTTGTCTTAGATATAGAGGCTAAAATTGCTTCTTCATCCAATGGTTTGATGGTATGAATATTGATTAATTCTACACTGATTCCTCTTTGAGCCAGTATTTCAGCAGCTTGGATAGATTTCCAAACCAAATGTCCTGTTGCTAAGATGGTTACATCTGTTCCTTCTTGTAACAATAAAGCTTTACCTATTTGGAAAGGTGTATTTTCTGAAATAAATATAGGTACTTTGGGTCTTCCAAAACGCAAATAAACAGGTCCATAATGTTCTGCAATTGCCATGGTTGCCGCTTTTGTTTGGTTGTAGTCACAAGGATTAATCACTACCATCCCTGGAAGCATACGCATCATGCCCAAATCTTCTAAAATCTGATGAGTCGCACCGTCTTCTCCAAGTGTAATACCTGCATGAGAAGCACAAATTTTTACGTTTTTATGGGAATAAGCAATAGATTGACGTATTTGGTCATAAACTCTCCCTGTCGAAAAATTCGCAAAAGTACCTGTAAAAGGAATTTTACCTGTAACTGCTAAACCTGCTGCAATGCCCATCATGTTGGCTTCTGCAATTCCGACTTGGAAAAAACGTTCAGGAAATTGTTTTTGGAAGGCATCCATTTTGAGTGAACCTGTAAGGTCAGCACAAAGCCCCACTACTTGGTCATTTTGCTTGGCTATTTCTAATAAGCCTACTCCAAAACCCGAACGAGTATCATTATTACCTAATATCTCAAACTTTTTCATGAAAAATGTATTTTTGTTGGCAATTGCCTGCAAAGATAAAGGTATAATTTGTACCAAAAAGAGAAGTTTATATTTTATTTTTTCTGATTTATAAGGAGTTTATACAAATAAACATGTCCATTATCTTGAGCCTGTAGTGTAATTGTAGCCCCTCTACAGTCAAATTCAATGCTATTTGTGCCTGTCCAAGGAGCATCCAAACTTCCTTTTATTTTTTCTGGAGGTAATACATTTTTGAGACGTTTATAGATTTCTTTAAAAGTTTCAGGATAAGTAGGTTCAATCTCCATATCGTCACTATCTCCCAATTCAGCATAAAAATGTGTAGTAAAAAAAACTGTTCCTTCTTTTTGAAGAGTAGCACACACAGCAACCTGAATATCATCAAAAATGGTTCTTTTACCAAAATCTGCAAAAATAGTTTTTCTTTTCAAGTCATATAAAGGAAACATCTTGTGCAATTCGGCATCAGTATAATTCCACTTTAAAACTTCTGTTGGGTTTTCTACAAGAAAACCTTGTGTAAAATCTAAAAAATCAGGATAACGCTCCATATTGATAATTTTTTATCTTAATAAAAAAAGGTAGCAAATGCTACCTTTTTAATTTTAAGCTCTTCCAGAAGATTCTACTTGTGCTTTCATCTCATCTTTCAAGACTTTTCG
It includes:
- a CDS encoding transketolase, producing MKKFEILGNNDTRSGFGVGLLEIAKQNDQVVGLCADLTGSLKMDAFQKQFPERFFQVGIAEANMMGIAAGLAVTGKIPFTGTFANFSTGRVYDQIRQSIAYSHKNVKICASHAGITLGEDGATHQILEDLGMMRMLPGMVVINPCDYNQTKAATMAIAEHYGPVYLRFGRPKVPIFISENTPFQIGKALLLQEGTDVTILATGHLVWKSIQAAEILAQRGISVELINIHTIKPLDEEAILASISKTKCVVTAEEHQRFGGLGSAVAEVLATKLPTPQEFVAVNDTFGESGTPDDLMKKYGLEAENVVAAVEKVLTRKK